The DNA window TCCCatttaattatctaattaagCTAAACTGTAATCTTTTATTAGGAACCGATGAGGTCAATAATGCCTCAATACCTCTAGAGGAAGCTCTTATGGACACCCCCAGAATTGAGTATCATTATAAGCACCTTGAGCAGGTTCATAAGGCTATTGGGTAAGTGCTTAATTcatacaactctctctctctctgtctctctctctctatgtatgATCTATGacctttaattcatttttttttccttggaataGGGAGGGCGTGAAAGTAAGGGGATACTTTGCTTGGACATTCTTGGACGATTTTGAATGGTTTTCTGGTTATACGATTCGATTTGGCATCCACTTTATCGACTATGAGAACGGATTGAAAAGATATCCTAAACTTTCAGCACATTGGTTCAAGAATTTCCTCAAGAAATAGAAATGAAGATTTTTGCATTACGAAGTACCAGTCCCTATCAAACTGGGTGGTCTAAGATCAATAAATTGAGCATATAGCTCTTCTCAATGAATATTGTACtttttaataatgtaattttctttcTGAATTGGCTGAAACGCTTGCAGAATAATAAATTGCTCTACGGATTATGCGTGGGTTGTCAAATTTTCACATCTTTTGTGTGttgaaattttacaaattaaccGACGTTTGGAtgggaaattttttttcaaattttcacacaaaatataatgaataattcaatttttttaaatttcaaaataataatattaaaaaataatattctatcaatattttattcaacttttgtctaaaaccatctcatctcactatctattGACGTTATAAAGATAATTGCAGAAATCAAGCTATTGACATTATGAAGATATTGCAGAAATCAAACCAATTGCATAAATCAAGCAACATTGCATTTTGTAACTTTACCTTCCATTTGTAGCATCATTTTCCCTTTTACAAATAGTGTACATATTATGTAATTGCAGACAAgatcaataaaatcattttacagCCAAGTGCATATTTCCTCTCCGTCTTTACGTTTCTTATCATGGCATCAGAGCAATTCTTTCTTTGGGATCTCTGAAACATTTCCACAAACACCATGGCTGCATCATCCACCCAAACTCCATCGCAACTCATTAGTGACCTCACATCCCCATATTTCCTCACTGCTGCCGACAACCCTGGAGCAACCCTGGTTCCAGAACTCCTCACCGGTGATAATTACCCATCATGGCGACGTTCCATGCGTATGGCTctcaatgccaaaaataaatttttttttgttgatggcACTTTAACAAAACCTGCAGATGTGTCCATAGCTACACTGTGGGAGAGGTGCTGTGACATGGTCCTTTCTTGGTTACTCAATTCCATCGACAAATCCCTAAGGCAAAGTTTGATCTACTGTCAAAATCCTTTTGAAGTTTGGAAAGACTTAGACCACCAATTCTCTCAAAGCAATCATCCACGGTTGTATCGTCTCAAGCATGATCTCGTCAACCTCTGTCAAGATTCTATGACTGTTACAGCCTACTACAACACCATCAAGGGGCTCTGGGATGAATTGCACAATTTACAGGAACCCACTTCTTGCACATGCAGTGCTCGAGAAAATGCTTCAGCAAAGGAAAACATAGAACATTTATTCCAATTTTTCATGGGCCTTAATGATTCCTTCAACAATATCAGGAGCCAAATTTTAGCTATGGATCCACTACCCTCCATTGCCAAAGCATATGCTACTGTTCATCAAGAGGAGGCACAGCGCCACCTTCATCTACCTCTCTTACCCACACCTGACAACACACCCATGGCTGTTTCTCGCCCTTTCAATCAAGTCCACAACAGAGCAAAAATGGCAAGAAATGCTCCAAATGCGGCAAAGAAGGTCACTTGGTTGAGAGCTACTATGAGATTATTGGATACCCAGCCCATTGGAACACTTCCAAGCCTAAACAGAAGCCTACTGCTGCCACTGCCAACGCAGTATCTTGGGCATCTTCTCCTTCCACTGCAAGTGTAATTCCTGGCCTCTCCACTGAGCAATATCAGCAATTGATGGATCTTCTTCAGCCCAGCTGTGCGGATGATTTctctggttttttttctttcatggcTTCCACTTCTTCTATGCCTTGGATTATTGACACGGGTGTTTCGGCACATGTAGCTTCTATGAAATTTCTACCACATGCTACCCACATAACCTCTTACTCTCAGTTTCTTACTTTACCCACAGGGGCCACGGCTCAAGTAACTCACACGGGCAATATTGAAATCCTAACtattttgcatatataattatttagtataactaatactatagtgatttatagtATATCTCTTTTTGACAGAACAAAAGGAACTCGATTTTGGAGAAATGGTAATGAGGCAAATTCCGAAGGTGTTGGAGCAAGCAAAATGGAAAGTGCGTGAAGGCAAAGTCTCATTTTGGCTCGATTCATGGGCTGGAGATGGTCCTTTAGCATATTCTTTACTGATCTTGGAATATCCCAAGTAAAGATATGTGATTGCAAACTGAATAACGAGTGAGACATTTACCTCCTGGAGAGGTTGGTGGGAGTGGAAAAAATAGAGGCCATCATTGAAGAACTTGGGAACCCTTGAGAGGGGAAGGACTTGCTAATATGGACCCCTGCCATAGATGGGCAATTCACGATTGGGAACGCATGGGACTGCCTGTGAGTAAAGGCTCCTGAGTCCCCATGGTTGGCATGGGTGTGGCATGAGTTCTTACCAAAAAAGATGTCAATTATGGTCTGGAAAGCATGGAACAATAGCATTAGCGTGGACAACAGACTTAGGGGGATTGGGATTACAATGGTCTCTAAGTGCGATTGTTGCACTAGAGGAGGATATGAGGATATTAACCATGTCTTCTATGCTGGAGATTTCACTAAACAGATATGGAGAAAATGTGCACAAGCATTTGGTGTCCCATTCCTGGAGTACACcac is part of the Juglans regia cultivar Chandler unplaced genomic scaffold, Walnut 2.0 Scaffold_713, whole genome shotgun sequence genome and encodes:
- the LOC118346211 gene encoding uncharacterized protein LOC118346211; translated protein: MAASSTQTPSQLISDLTSPYFLTAADNPGATLVPELLTGDNYPSWRRSMRMALNAKNKFFFVDGTLTKPADVSIATLWERCCDMVLSWLLNSIDKSLRQSLIYCQNPFEVWKDLDHQFSQSNHPRLYRLKHDLVNLCQDSMTVTAYYNTIKGLWDELHNLQEPTSCTCSARENASAKENIEHLFQFFMGLNDSFNNIRSQILAMDPLPSIAKAYATVHQEEAQRHLHLPLLPTPDNTPMAVSRPFNQVHNRAKMARNAPNAAKKVTWLRATMRLLDTQPIGTLPSLNRSLLLPLPTQYLGHLLLPLQV